The Methanomassiliicoccales archaeon genome includes a region encoding these proteins:
- a CDS encoding 3-dehydroquinate synthase II, producing MSGKGKIVWVRTDHLPSAAERKRMVTSALESGYVSIVLREEDAALQKVGRYNAIVRRGDELFADGKPVGVVLTIRSHKDAEKAATLKGKQGYVLVESHDWKVIPLENLIAEFQGTNTKVIASCATLDEANLFATTLESGVDGLAITVKDPTQLRLFAPLGRSGVTDVELTEATVRSVRPVNIGDRVCVDTCSTLNVGEGMLVGSQSACLFLVQSEAMDSHYVSSRPFRVNAGAVHAYVLGSDGRTKYLSEVGSGTELLAVDSSGRTRPVVVGRAKVEVRPLLLLEAEADGSRFTTILQNAETIRLCSKDGSISVAEIKEGDKVLVRLEKGGRHFGHAVKESVVER from the coding sequence ATGTCCGGGAAGGGCAAGATCGTCTGGGTGCGGACCGACCATCTTCCTTCCGCTGCCGAAAGGAAGCGCATGGTGACCTCCGCCCTGGAATCAGGGTACGTCAGCATCGTGCTCCGGGAGGAGGACGCCGCCCTGCAGAAGGTGGGGCGGTACAACGCTATCGTGCGGCGGGGGGACGAGCTGTTCGCCGACGGAAAGCCGGTGGGCGTGGTACTGACCATACGCAGTCACAAGGACGCGGAGAAGGCCGCCACCCTGAAAGGAAAGCAGGGATACGTGCTGGTGGAGTCGCATGACTGGAAAGTGATTCCACTGGAGAACCTCATCGCCGAGTTCCAGGGGACCAACACCAAGGTCATCGCCTCCTGCGCGACGTTAGATGAAGCGAACCTGTTCGCCACCACCCTCGAGAGCGGGGTGGACGGTCTAGCTATCACGGTCAAGGACCCCACACAGCTGAGGCTGTTCGCCCCCCTCGGACGTTCCGGCGTGACCGACGTAGAGCTGACCGAGGCCACGGTGAGATCTGTTCGTCCAGTAAATATCGGGGACCGGGTCTGCGTGGACACCTGCTCTACGCTGAACGTGGGAGAGGGCATGCTGGTGGGATCGCAGTCCGCCTGCCTTTTCCTGGTCCAGAGCGAGGCCATGGACTCACATTACGTTTCCTCCCGTCCGTTCCGGGTCAACGCCGGGGCGGTGCACGCCTACGTCCTCGGTTCGGACGGACGTACCAAATACCTTTCGGAGGTTGGTAGCGGCACCGAACTTCTGGCTGTGGATTCGTCCGGTCGCACTAGGCCGGTGGTGGTCGGACGCGCTAAGGTAGAAGTGCGCCCGCTGCTCCTGCTGGAAGCGGAAGCTGATGGTTCGCGTTTCACCACCATACTGCAGAACGCCGAGACCATTCGGTTGTGCAGCAAGGATGGTTCGATATCCGTCGCTGAAATTAAAGAGGGCGACAAGGTGCTGGTACGCCTGGAAAAGGGCGGAAGGCATTTCGGGCATGCGGTGAAGGAGAGCGTAGTGGAAAGATGA